One region of Endozoicomonas sp. Mp262 genomic DNA includes:
- the pmbA gene encoding metalloprotease PmbA: protein MGVNSNEVLDPRMEEGRLKGLVSDILDEARKQGADGCEVGVSLDAGLSASVRMGEVETVEFNRDQGFGITVYLGQKKGSASTSDSTAGAIKDAVKAACNIARYASEDPCAGLADAELMAKNLPDLDLYHPWDISAEEAIELAKTCEDAGRGYSDQIVNSDGTHTSSHKGCRVYGNSHGFIGSYVSSRHSISSVLIARQGEEMQRDYWYTLGRAASALESAEQVGQKAAERTLSRLGGRKVETGKAPVLFAPEMASGLISHFLGAISGGSLYRQSSFLLDHLGKQVFPEWLRIHEQPLLKGGLGSASFDNDGLGTRAKDFINEGILRNYILSTYSARKLGMQSTANAGGVNNLFVESNAGGQQALLKKMGTGLLVTELMGQGVNLVTGDYSRGAGGFWVENGEIQYPVSEVTIAGNLKDIFMGIVAVGNDVDKRGNIETGSILVDEMALAGS, encoded by the coding sequence ATGGGTGTAAATTCCAATGAAGTGCTGGATCCCAGAATGGAAGAAGGCCGTCTGAAAGGTTTAGTCAGTGATATTCTTGATGAGGCTCGCAAGCAGGGTGCTGATGGCTGTGAGGTGGGGGTTAGCCTGGATGCCGGATTATCTGCCAGTGTTCGCATGGGGGAAGTGGAGACGGTAGAGTTTAATCGTGACCAGGGATTTGGTATTACGGTTTATCTGGGGCAAAAAAAAGGGTCTGCCAGTACTTCCGATAGCACGGCTGGAGCTATTAAGGATGCGGTGAAGGCTGCCTGCAATATTGCGCGGTATGCCTCAGAGGATCCTTGTGCAGGCTTGGCAGACGCTGAATTGATGGCAAAAAATCTGCCAGACCTGGATCTTTATCACCCGTGGGATATCAGCGCAGAGGAGGCTATCGAGTTGGCAAAAACCTGTGAGGATGCCGGAAGGGGTTATAGTGATCAAATTGTCAACTCTGATGGAACTCACACTTCCTCACACAAAGGTTGTCGTGTTTATGGTAACAGTCACGGTTTTATTGGAAGCTATGTATCCAGTCGCCATAGCATCAGTTCGGTCTTGATTGCCCGACAGGGTGAAGAGATGCAGAGGGATTACTGGTATACCCTGGGCAGGGCGGCCTCTGCGCTGGAGTCTGCCGAGCAGGTGGGGCAAAAGGCTGCAGAAAGAACGCTTAGCCGTCTGGGTGGCCGTAAGGTTGAGACCGGTAAGGCACCTGTCCTGTTTGCCCCGGAAATGGCTTCCGGACTGATTTCGCATTTTCTGGGGGCTATCAGTGGTGGCAGCCTTTACCGTCAGTCTTCCTTTTTACTGGATCATCTTGGTAAGCAGGTGTTCCCGGAATGGCTGCGTATCCATGAGCAACCCTTGCTAAAAGGAGGGCTGGGTTCTGCCAGTTTTGATAATGATGGTCTTGGAACCCGGGCTAAAGATTTCATTAATGAGGGAATTCTCCGGAATTATATTTTGAGCACCTACTCTGCCCGTAAGCTGGGTATGCAGAGTACGGCTAATGCCGGTGGTGTCAATAACCTGTTCGTTGAAAGTAATGCTGGTGGGCAGCAGGCGTTGTTGAAAAAAATGGGAACCGGGCTTTTGGTTACAGAACTGATGGGGCAGGGGGTAAATCTTGTCACAGGGGATTACTCAAGGGGAGCTGGTGGTTTTTGGGTTGAGAATGGAGAGATTCAGTATCCGGTATCTGAAGTTACCATTGCAGGCAATCTAAAGGATATCTTTATGGGGATTGTTGCTGTGGGGAATGATGTTGATAAGCGAGGGAATATAGAGACAGGCTCTATTCTGGTGGATGAAATGGCACTTGCTGGTAGTTAG
- the rapZ gene encoding RNase adapter RapZ produces the protein MKLFIISGRSGSGKSSALHALEDGGFYCVDNIPVSILDRLHTTLKETHSTPPAMAVSIDVRNVPGAMDNFPDVLAKLKAQGIDCKVIFLDADNNTLMQRYSATRRKHPLTNEQCSLSEAIEQEKKLLGPVQSLATIKIDTSPLSVHQIRERVRKACIEESADASRITLLFESFGFKHGIPMDADFVFDVRCLPNPYWVESLRGLTGLEQPVQDFLSTEPDVQSMLDDISAFIEKWLPKFESGQRTYMTVAIGCTGGQHRSVFLTERLGRLFNHSHSIQVRHRELPEE, from the coding sequence ATGAAGCTATTTATTATCAGTGGACGATCCGGATCAGGAAAAAGTTCAGCCCTGCATGCACTTGAAGACGGGGGATTCTACTGTGTAGACAATATTCCCGTCAGCATTCTGGACCGGCTTCACACCACCCTGAAAGAGACCCATAGCACACCTCCGGCCATGGCTGTGAGCATTGATGTCCGAAATGTACCCGGTGCCATGGATAACTTTCCGGATGTTCTTGCCAAACTTAAAGCACAGGGCATTGATTGCAAGGTTATCTTTCTTGACGCTGATAACAACACATTAATGCAACGCTACAGTGCTACACGGCGCAAACACCCCCTGACCAACGAACAATGCTCCCTCTCTGAAGCCATTGAGCAGGAAAAGAAACTGCTTGGTCCCGTTCAATCCCTTGCCACTATCAAAATAGACACCTCGCCACTTTCTGTTCATCAAATCAGGGAGCGGGTCAGGAAAGCGTGCATCGAAGAATCAGCAGATGCTTCCCGTATCACCCTGCTATTTGAATCATTCGGCTTTAAACATGGCATCCCCATGGATGCTGACTTTGTTTTTGATGTGCGCTGTCTACCCAATCCCTACTGGGTGGAATCCTTAAGAGGCCTCACAGGCCTGGAACAACCCGTTCAGGACTTCTTATCAACTGAGCCCGATGTACAAAGCATGCTGGATGATATATCAGCCTTTATCGAAAAATGGCTACCCAAATTTGAATCGGGACAGAGAACTTATATGACTGTTGCCATTGGCTGCACTGGAGGGCAACATCGCTCCGTCTTCCTGACCGAGAGGCTAGGCAGGCTCTTCAATCATTCACATAGTATACAAGTCCGTCACAGGGAGCTGCCTGAAGAGTGA
- a CDS encoding DUF615 domain-containing protein — protein sequence MSSHKLPQDTLDEEEIEYVSKSEIKREMHALKDMGARLMDMKPSMLDKLPLNERLRDALDESKRIKSHNARKRHLGFIGKLMQDQDIAPIQEFLDRLDSSSEEYNRRFHQLERWRERLINEGQPALTEYLDKYPEADHQHIRQLVRNAKKEAEQQKPPAASRKLFKYLREIDEP from the coding sequence ATGTCTTCCCATAAACTTCCTCAGGACACCCTTGACGAGGAAGAAATCGAATATGTCAGCAAGTCCGAAATCAAGCGCGAAATGCACGCCTTAAAAGATATGGGCGCCCGCCTGATGGATATGAAGCCATCAATGCTAGACAAGCTCCCCCTGAACGAGCGGCTGCGGGATGCGCTGGATGAAAGCAAGCGCATTAAAAGCCATAATGCCCGTAAGCGTCATCTGGGGTTTATTGGCAAACTGATGCAGGATCAGGATATTGCCCCTATCCAGGAATTTCTGGACAGGCTGGATAGCTCCAGCGAAGAGTACAATCGTCGTTTCCATCAACTGGAACGCTGGCGGGAACGACTGATCAATGAGGGACAACCTGCATTAACAGAATATCTGGATAAATACCCTGAAGCTGATCACCAGCATATCCGGCAACTGGTTCGAAATGCCAAAAAAGAGGCTGAGCAACAAAAGCCTCCTGCGGCCTCTCGAAAATTATTTAAGTACCTTCGGGAAATTGATGAGCCATAA
- the mgtE gene encoding magnesium transporter, translating into MVQQLQLSIGDKELKELNDALENGVSQELRVMLNSLPPADSAHLLESSPPKLRSLLWRLIDREQEGDVLQELSDEVRQFFLDRMNVAELKAITEGQDVDDIADLLQQLPDTITRKVLDSMDSQDRQRVEAILSYPEDSAGGLMNTDTITIRPSNTVDVVLRYLRRHEEIPDMTDSLLVVNRRDEYIGRLPLTLLLTTDPSATVREVMLTDLDPIEADTQATQVAQIFERQDLISAPVVNHKGKLLGRITIDDVIDVIREEAEHSMMSMAGLDDDEDTFAPPLRTARRRAVWLGINLITAFIAASVIGVFQETIDKVVALAVLMPIVAGMGGNAGGQALTLVIRGMALGQISTTNLRWLLSRELAAGFLNGLLWAALVSAIAWFWFQDPIISLVIACAMVINLTVAVMTGASLPILLKSINVDPALAGTIILTTVSDVIGFLSFLGLATLFYG; encoded by the coding sequence ATGGTCCAGCAACTGCAATTAAGCATTGGTGACAAGGAACTCAAGGAGCTGAACGATGCGCTTGAGAATGGTGTTTCTCAAGAACTGCGAGTCATGCTTAATAGCCTGCCCCCGGCAGATTCGGCACACCTGCTGGAATCATCGCCACCAAAGCTGCGAAGCTTACTTTGGCGGCTTATTGATCGTGAACAGGAAGGGGATGTACTCCAGGAACTCAGTGATGAAGTCCGTCAGTTTTTCCTGGACCGAATGAATGTTGCGGAGCTTAAAGCCATCACTGAGGGTCAGGACGTTGATGACATAGCAGATTTACTGCAGCAACTTCCTGATACCATCACCCGCAAGGTTCTGGACTCCATGGATAGCCAGGATCGCCAGCGGGTAGAAGCCATTCTATCCTACCCTGAGGATTCTGCTGGCGGTTTGATGAATACTGACACCATCACTATTCGCCCCAGCAATACTGTGGATGTTGTGCTCCGGTACTTGCGCAGACACGAAGAAATTCCGGATATGACCGACAGCCTTCTGGTGGTCAACCGCCGGGATGAGTACATAGGCAGGCTTCCCCTGACCTTGTTGCTAACCACTGACCCTTCAGCCACCGTCAGAGAAGTAATGTTAACAGACCTTGATCCTATTGAGGCGGATACCCAGGCAACCCAGGTTGCCCAGATTTTTGAAAGACAGGATCTGATCTCTGCACCAGTGGTCAACCACAAGGGCAAACTACTGGGACGGATCACCATTGATGATGTCATCGATGTTATTCGTGAAGAGGCCGAGCACTCAATGATGAGTATGGCGGGCCTTGATGATGATGAAGACACCTTTGCCCCGCCGCTCAGAACAGCCAGAAGACGTGCGGTCTGGCTCGGCATTAATTTGATTACCGCTTTTATCGCGGCTTCCGTTATTGGAGTATTCCAGGAAACCATTGATAAGGTAGTTGCCCTGGCCGTCCTGATGCCCATCGTTGCAGGAATGGGGGGAAATGCCGGAGGACAGGCCCTCACCCTGGTCATTCGGGGGATGGCACTGGGACAAATCAGTACCACAAACCTGAGGTGGTTGCTTAGCCGGGAACTCGCTGCCGGCTTTCTGAATGGCTTGCTCTGGGCTGCACTGGTTTCAGCTATCGCCTGGTTCTGGTTTCAGGACCCGATCATATCCCTTGTTATCGCCTGCGCTATGGTTATCAACCTTACCGTTGCGGTCATGACCGGAGCCAGCCTCCCTATCCTGCTGAAATCCATCAATGTTGACCCGGCTTTGGCAGGAACCATCATTCTAACAACCGTATCGGATGTGATCGGCTTTCTGTCGTTTCTCGGGCTGGCCACACTTTTTTACGGTTAA
- the ptsN gene encoding PTS IIA-like nitrogen regulatory protein PtsN encodes MIIENILTPERTLCGVHGVSKKKVLEAVATLISDEVPAINAKDLFGCLVSRERLGTTGLGNGIAIPHCRHKSCTQPTGLLFQLAEPVDFEAVDQKPVDLVFALIVPVEDTQEHLEILKALASRFQSSTLLNKLREAHSSDELYDYFTTPVEIS; translated from the coding sequence ATGATCATTGAAAACATACTGACTCCCGAGCGCACCCTCTGTGGTGTGCACGGGGTTAGCAAAAAGAAAGTTCTTGAAGCCGTTGCTACCCTGATCAGTGACGAAGTTCCTGCCATCAATGCCAAAGATCTTTTTGGCTGCCTTGTGTCCCGTGAGCGCCTCGGCACCACGGGTCTTGGCAATGGCATAGCTATTCCGCACTGCCGTCACAAGTCATGCACCCAGCCCACTGGCTTGCTTTTTCAGCTGGCGGAACCCGTTGACTTCGAAGCAGTGGACCAGAAACCCGTGGATCTGGTCTTTGCCCTGATTGTACCTGTGGAAGACACCCAGGAACACCTGGAAATCCTTAAGGCCCTGGCCAGCCGGTTTCAATCCAGCACACTGCTCAATAAATTACGTGAAGCCCACTCATCGGACGAGCTCTATGACTACTTTACCACTCCCGTAGAGATTTCCTGA
- the lptA gene encoding lipopolysaccharide transport periplasmic protein LptA, which translates to MNRIKSFFLVILMLPGIAAALQSDRQKPIEIESNSADLDNKKGISVYRGNVIMTQGSTRIEGDLITIYNDAHRKVTRVVAKGQRAYYEQQQENGKGKLKAWGNTINYDAAGDRIELLQQGELTQEGDVFKGEKIEYNLKLQTVNASGQPAGNGEKGRVIMVIQPRPEPKAATPPAN; encoded by the coding sequence ATGAATCGAATTAAGTCTTTTTTTCTTGTGATACTGATGCTTCCAGGTATCGCAGCAGCGCTGCAATCAGACCGGCAAAAGCCCATTGAAATTGAGTCAAACTCCGCTGACCTTGATAATAAGAAAGGCATTTCCGTGTACCGTGGCAATGTTATTATGACTCAGGGAAGTACCCGGATAGAAGGTGACCTGATCACCATATACAATGACGCCCATCGAAAAGTGACCCGTGTTGTGGCAAAAGGCCAACGTGCCTACTACGAACAACAGCAGGAAAATGGTAAGGGAAAGCTGAAAGCCTGGGGGAACACCATCAACTATGATGCAGCCGGGGATCGCATTGAGCTACTCCAACAGGGAGAGCTCACCCAGGAGGGCGATGTATTCAAAGGTGAAAAAATCGAATACAACCTGAAGCTGCAAACCGTTAATGCCTCTGGCCAACCTGCCGGAAATGGCGAAAAAGGCCGGGTCATCATGGTCATCCAACCCAGACCGGAGCCAAAGGCTGCAACCCCCCCTGCCAACTAG
- the lptB gene encoding LPS export ABC transporter ATP-binding protein, with product MATLTATQLSKSYKKRQVVRDVSLQVNSGEIVGLLGPNGAGKTTCFYMIVGLVKADGGAVRIDQRDLTFEPMHGRARAGIGYLPQEASIFRRLSVKDNILAILETRKDLSKRQRLEKTESLLEEFHITHIRDSTGMSLSGGERRRAEIARALATDPAFILLDEPFAGVDPISVGDIKAIIRHLQQRGIGVLITDHNVRETLDICENAYIVSEGHIIAEGDSQKVLANQKVRDVYLGHQFSL from the coding sequence ATGGCAACATTAACCGCAACACAGCTTAGTAAAAGCTATAAAAAACGACAGGTGGTCCGGGATGTCTCCCTGCAAGTCAATAGTGGTGAAATTGTTGGCCTGCTAGGCCCCAATGGCGCCGGTAAAACCACCTGTTTTTATATGATAGTGGGTCTCGTTAAAGCGGATGGGGGAGCTGTCAGAATAGATCAAAGGGATCTTACCTTCGAGCCGATGCATGGCAGGGCAAGGGCGGGTATAGGTTACCTGCCACAAGAGGCCTCTATCTTCCGCCGACTTTCTGTAAAGGATAACATTCTGGCCATATTGGAAACCCGTAAGGACTTATCAAAACGGCAGCGTCTTGAAAAAACAGAGTCCCTGTTGGAAGAATTCCATATCACCCATATCCGGGACAGTACAGGAATGAGCCTTTCCGGTGGTGAACGGCGACGCGCCGAAATTGCCAGGGCCCTGGCTACAGATCCCGCTTTCATTTTGCTGGACGAGCCTTTTGCCGGTGTAGACCCCATATCCGTAGGTGACATTAAAGCGATTATACGACACCTTCAACAACGCGGAATTGGCGTCCTGATTACTGACCACAACGTCAGGGAAACCCTGGATATTTGTGAGAATGCCTACATTGTCAGTGAGGGACATATCATTGCTGAAGGCGACAGTCAGAAGGTATTAGCGAACCAGAAAGTCCGTGATGTCTATCTTGGGCATCAATTCAGTCTTTAA
- a CDS encoding DUF1971 domain-containing protein, with protein MTKLPSSVTPYKKTTIFTSDNIPKAFLKEHSTAPGTWGILHIIEGTLIFCDDETGQEYPLAKDKKMVIAPTKRHHLKLSGYAEIYVEFYH; from the coding sequence ATGACTAAATTACCCAGCTCAGTCACCCCCTATAAAAAAACAACTATTTTTACTTCAGATAATATTCCTAAAGCTTTTCTTAAAGAACACAGCACAGCCCCCGGAACCTGGGGGATACTCCATATTATTGAAGGAACTCTGATATTCTGTGATGATGAAACGGGTCAGGAATACCCACTAGCTAAAGACAAAAAAATGGTTATTGCTCCTACCAAAAGGCATCATCTTAAATTAAGTGGATATGCTGAGATCTACGTTGAATTCTATCACTAG
- the raiA gene encoding ribosome-associated translation inhibitor RaiA, which produces MQVNISGHHVEVTEALHDYVTKKLERLDAHFDSITNVQVTLSVEKLTHKAEASLHTRGADINAAADSEDMYAAIDLLSDKLDRQLVKHKEKNLNRTQGVSGKF; this is translated from the coding sequence ATGCAAGTCAACATCAGTGGACATCATGTCGAGGTAACAGAAGCTCTGCACGACTACGTAACCAAAAAGCTTGAGCGCCTGGATGCACACTTCGATAGTATCACCAATGTGCAAGTGACACTGAGTGTAGAAAAACTCACCCACAAGGCTGAAGCCAGTCTTCACACAAGAGGTGCAGATATCAATGCTGCCGCTGACTCAGAGGACATGTACGCCGCCATTGATTTGCTGTCGGATAAGCTCGACCGCCAGCTGGTCAAACACAAAGAGAAAAACCTGAATCGCACACAAGGCGTCTCTGGTAAGTTCTGA
- a CDS encoding FHIPEP family type III secretion protein, with protein sequence MFPHWCIFWPPLEPNITEQLQKQLPDITGQMQNTGKTPILLAAPQIRPLLARFARICSPELAVLSYSEIPDNRQITVDLTLG encoded by the coding sequence TTGTTTCCTCACTGGTGCATATTCTGGCCTCCCCTGGAACCCAATATTACAGAACAGCTTCAGAAGCAATTACCGGATATTACCGGTCAAATGCAGAATACCGGCAAAACGCCTATCCTGCTGGCCGCCCCCCAGATCAGGCCGCTACTGGCACGCTTTGCCCGTATATGCTCTCCTGAGCTGGCGGTGCTGTCCTATAGTGAAATACCCGATAACCGGCAGATAACAGTGGATCTTACTCTGGGTTAA
- a CDS encoding HPr family phosphocarrier protein: MIKKQVTIINKLGLHARAASRFVSIASGFSCKVRVSFNGQDIDGKSIMAVMMLAAGQGSSIELMLDGHDEKEACDALCTLINNYFNEGE, from the coding sequence GTGATAAAAAAGCAGGTCACAATCATCAATAAACTTGGCTTGCATGCACGTGCAGCATCCCGGTTTGTATCCATCGCTTCAGGCTTTTCCTGTAAGGTAAGAGTTTCTTTCAATGGTCAGGATATTGATGGCAAAAGCATTATGGCTGTTATGATGCTGGCGGCTGGACAAGGCTCATCTATTGAACTGATGCTTGACGGCCATGATGAAAAAGAAGCCTGTGACGCTCTCTGCACCCTCATCAATAATTATTTTAATGAGGGAGAGTGA
- a CDS encoding RNA polymerase factor sigma-54 produces the protein MKPSLQLTMGQQLTMTPQLQQAIRLLQLSTLDLQQEIQEILESNPMLEAEEDNSANTASEEQYQGEQPPDFSDSPRQETTKEETEWNNEIPSELPLDSKWDDIYPSAPATPVSDEDLDPFAKNRTVDTLQDYLEWQLNMAPMSDLDRLIGLTIIESVNANGYLTTPIEDIFKTLHQQFEELELDEVMVLQHRIQQFDPVGCASHDLRECLTVQLNQLADSTDYMDIAAQLIDKHLPALGNHDYAGIMKKMKLKEEPLREALSLIQSLNPHPGSEIEQPASEYIIPDIMVRKFKNSWQVELNAEALPRLRINNNYASMVQRANSSRDNVFMKNHLQEAKWFLKNLQSRNDTLLKVARKIVEYQYDFFNQGEEAMKPLVLADIADAVGMHESTISRVTTQKYMHTPRGVYELKFFFSSHVSTAGGGECSSTAIRALIKKIVAEENSRKPLSDNKIALLLGEQGIKVARRTIAKYRESLHIPPSNERKRLV, from the coding sequence ATGAAGCCATCCTTACAGCTCACAATGGGCCAGCAGCTGACCATGACTCCTCAGCTACAGCAGGCCATTCGCCTACTGCAGTTATCTACTCTGGATCTGCAGCAGGAGATTCAGGAAATACTGGAGTCAAACCCTATGCTGGAGGCCGAGGAAGACAACTCTGCAAACACCGCCAGCGAAGAGCAATATCAGGGAGAGCAGCCACCTGACTTCAGTGACAGCCCCCGGCAGGAAACAACAAAAGAAGAAACCGAGTGGAATAATGAAATTCCATCAGAGCTTCCTTTGGATTCCAAGTGGGATGATATCTATCCCAGTGCGCCTGCTACGCCCGTTTCTGATGAAGACCTGGACCCCTTCGCCAAAAATCGCACCGTGGACACCCTGCAGGACTACCTGGAGTGGCAGCTGAATATGGCCCCCATGAGCGACCTGGATCGTTTAATTGGCCTGACTATCATTGAATCTGTTAACGCTAATGGCTACCTGACAACCCCTATCGAAGATATTTTTAAGACGCTTCACCAACAGTTTGAGGAGCTTGAACTGGATGAGGTGATGGTTCTACAGCATCGTATCCAGCAGTTTGACCCCGTTGGCTGTGCCAGCCATGACCTCAGGGAATGCTTGACCGTTCAGCTTAATCAGCTGGCAGATTCCACAGACTATATGGATATTGCCGCCCAATTGATTGACAAACACCTTCCTGCCCTGGGTAATCATGATTACGCCGGTATCATGAAAAAAATGAAGCTAAAGGAAGAGCCTCTGCGTGAAGCACTAAGCCTGATTCAAAGTCTTAACCCCCACCCCGGTTCAGAGATTGAGCAACCTGCCTCTGAATACATCATCCCTGACATTATGGTCAGAAAGTTCAAGAACAGTTGGCAGGTTGAGCTGAATGCCGAAGCGCTTCCACGCCTGCGAATTAACAACAACTATGCCTCTATGGTTCAGAGAGCCAATAGTTCACGGGATAATGTTTTCATGAAAAACCACTTGCAGGAGGCAAAATGGTTTTTAAAAAACCTGCAAAGCCGCAACGACACCCTGCTTAAGGTTGCCCGAAAAATAGTTGAGTACCAATACGACTTCTTCAACCAGGGTGAAGAAGCCATGAAGCCATTGGTACTGGCAGATATTGCTGATGCCGTCGGCATGCACGAATCCACCATCTCCCGGGTTACCACTCAAAAGTATATGCATACCCCCCGGGGGGTTTATGAGCTAAAGTTCTTTTTTTCCAGTCATGTCAGTACGGCCGGGGGTGGCGAATGCTCCTCAACAGCGATACGGGCATTGATTAAGAAGATAGTGGCCGAGGAAAATTCACGGAAGCCCCTGAGTGACAACAAAATTGCCCTATTACTGGGAGAACAGGGAATCAAGGTGGCCAGGCGTACCATCGCCAAATACCGGGAATCATTGCATATTCCGCCATCCAATGAACGGAAGCGACTCGTTTAA
- a CDS encoding glycerophosphoryl diester phosphodiesterase → MSSIIGHRGAAGLAPENTLAGIDKAVELGIGWVELDVTLLGDGLPVMFHDSRLHRTTNGKGYINKVSGREAGLLDAGGWFSDEYAGEKIPGLFETLELIKQSNLGLNLELKPNGCDIQQLSEKVIDIISQTSFPREKLLVSSFNYDILELYQAQSDHQLGCLFERLPRNWKVLAENVGAVSIHLNANKITEKKVVQIKDAGYEIYCYTVNDPDKALVLKDWGVDGVFSDYPQQLTGIFKRL, encoded by the coding sequence ATGAGTTCTATCATTGGTCATCGTGGTGCTGCGGGTCTGGCTCCAGAGAATACCCTTGCGGGTATAGACAAGGCCGTAGAGCTTGGTATTGGCTGGGTTGAGCTGGATGTTACCTTGCTTGGCGATGGACTTCCTGTGATGTTCCATGACTCCCGGTTGCATAGAACAACCAATGGCAAGGGCTATATCAATAAAGTGAGCGGCCGTGAAGCCGGTTTACTGGATGCGGGTGGTTGGTTTTCTGATGAGTATGCGGGGGAGAAAATTCCAGGCCTTTTTGAAACGCTGGAATTAATAAAGCAAAGTAATCTTGGCCTTAACCTTGAGTTGAAACCTAATGGTTGTGATATACAACAACTGTCAGAAAAAGTTATTGATATCATCTCGCAGACATCCTTTCCAAGGGAAAAATTGTTAGTATCCAGCTTTAATTACGATATTCTTGAATTATATCAGGCTCAGTCTGATCATCAGTTAGGCTGTCTTTTTGAAAGGTTGCCAAGAAACTGGAAAGTGCTGGCTGAGAATGTGGGTGCTGTTAGTATCCACCTGAATGCCAATAAAATAACTGAAAAGAAGGTGGTGCAGATTAAGGATGCCGGGTATGAAATATACTGCTACACCGTAAATGATCCAGATAAGGCCTTAGTTCTTAAAGACTGGGGTGTTGATGGCGTATTTTCTGACTATCCCCAGCAATTGACTGGTATTTTTAAGAGGCTCTGA
- the lptC gene encoding LPS export ABC transporter periplasmic protein LptC — protein sequence MFNRNLPIFLSLLFMLLAMGYWAYDTDLHPGTQKKSTDARKNADYFLEQANILQYGKGGKLEYQLTSQSISHYPHNDTTLLSLPHMTSYRKTGQITTAHAANGKLLSGNDTLVLWNNVIMNQDKISTGRHTRMNTDYLTLYSDQGMAETDLPVLITSNNSKVRAIGMKTYYEKGQIHLKSRVRGVHESN from the coding sequence CAACCGGAACCTTCCCATTTTTTTAAGCCTGCTTTTTATGCTTTTGGCTATGGGCTATTGGGCTTATGACACAGACCTTCACCCGGGAACACAGAAAAAATCCACTGATGCCCGGAAAAATGCGGACTACTTTCTGGAACAGGCCAATATTCTTCAATACGGTAAAGGTGGCAAGCTTGAGTACCAGCTGACATCCCAAAGTATTTCCCACTACCCGCATAATGATACGACGCTATTGAGCTTGCCTCACATGACCAGCTACCGTAAAACAGGACAGATAACCACAGCCCATGCGGCGAACGGTAAATTATTATCAGGAAATGATACGCTGGTTCTATGGAATAATGTCATTATGAACCAGGATAAAATCAGCACCGGCAGGCACACCCGGATGAATACCGATTATCTTACGCTCTATTCCGACCAGGGAATGGCAGAAACAGACTTGCCTGTACTGATCACCAGCAACAACAGCAAAGTCAGGGCCATAGGAATGAAAACCTATTATGAAAAAGGCCAGATCCACCTTAAATCAAGGGTAAGAGGAGTCCATGAATCGAATTAA